The genomic region CTTGCAGGACCCCGACAGCTGGGCACTCACGAAGAGTCACCTGAATCGCTACCTGGAAGAGTTCGTGGGCCTGGTGCAGGTGGTGCACCAGGAGCGGGGCGTGACCTGTGAGTGACGCACACGGGGGCGGGGCTGGCGGGGGCGGGCCCTTGAGGTGGGGGCGTGGCCCGTGGGCGGGCCATAACGAGGGGGCGGGCTTATGGAAGAACGGGGCGGGGCCGAGTTCTGGGATGGGTGTGCCCGCCCGGCGTTGCCTTTGCTGATTGCTGGGTGGGTGCTTGAGGCTGGAGAAAAGTCGGTATCCTAGCTGACCTACTGTACTGTCCGTCAGGCCCTTTTCCTGCTGGGCAAGACTTCGGGGTAGTCCCTGTTGGGAGTCCCTGTCCCTGGTCCACCTTGCACCCTGAACTCCCGTTTCCCCCTCACACCTGACACCTTTTCCACACTGTCCCCTGATCCTGAATCCCCTACCTACAGTTCCTCTGATCATTCGCTGCTTCCTGGGCTGCGAGTTGCCTCCTGAGGTCTCGGAAGCCCGTGTCTTCTTCGAAGTGACTGTGAATGCGAGCTCCTTTGTAAGTTTCCAGCCAAAGACAGCCTCATGGGTGGCGGAACCTCATGCACCGTCCAGAGTGGTCACTTACACGGTTGAGCAGCTCAACAAGTACAATCGTACTCGGTACGAACTGCGGGAATTTCTACAGGACACCTGTGTGCAATACATACAGAAACACATGACCGTGAACAACTTGAAAGGTATGATGGGCTCAGAGAGGGACCTATGTGTTGGGTGGGTTCCAGGTAAATGGGTGGAACTGAAAGATGGATATCTTGAGCAACAGGAGGCCCAGGGCTGGCGATTTGGGACTGAGTACACACATATGTGAATTGGTAAACTAGCCCCTCCCCTGCTTCCTTTGGGGAAGAAATCCTTTGGGGTTTGACTCAAACCAGGGACTCACTTGTTTGGGGGTATGTTCTTCAAGCTAACTCTTCCCACGTTCAGCAGGAAGCCAAACAGGCCGTTCCTACACTTCACTGGTCCTGGGCGTCCTGGTGGGCTGTTTCATCGTCACTGGAGTGGCTGTAGGCATCTTCCTGTGCACAGGTGGACGGCGGCGGTGTTGATTATCTCCAGCCCTCGCTGGAAAAAGGCTAGACTGATTCAGCTCACTGCAGAACTGTGCAGACTCTCCATCTGGGACATTATATTCCAGAAGATTTAGAGTGGCAGCTCATTCTTCTCTGAGATCTGCCCACGAAGAGTttgggggaaggaaggggaggagccTAGGTAGACAGGGTACTA from Muntiacus reevesi chromosome 2, mMunRee1.1, whole genome shotgun sequence harbors:
- the PROCR gene encoding endothelial protein C receptor isoform X1, producing the protein MLTTLLPLLPLLLLPGWARCSQEASDGPLDLHMTQVSYFRNPSQVWHRGNATLGGVLTHVLEGPGHNVSIEQLQPLQDPDSWALTKSHLNRYLEEFVGLVQVVHQERGVTFPLIIRCFLGCELPPEVSEARVFFEVTVNASSFVSFQPKTASWVAEPHAPSRVVTYTVEQLNKYNRTRYELREFLQDTCVQYIQKHMTVNNLKAGSQTGRSYTSLVLGVLVGCFIVTGVAVGIFLCTGGRRRC
- the PROCR gene encoding endothelial protein C receptor isoform X3, which translates into the protein MLTTLLPLLPLLLLPGWARCSQEASDGPLDLHMTQVSYFRNPSQVWHRGNATLGGVLTHVLEGPGHNVSIEQLQPLQDPDSWALTKSHLNRYLEEFVGLVQVVHQERGVTFPLIIRCFLGCELPPEVSEARVFFEVTVNASSFVSFQPKTASWVAEPHAPSRVVTYTVEQLNKYNRTRYELREFLQDTCVQYIQKHMTVNNLKDGKPLEAFEKRSDVI
- the PROCR gene encoding endothelial protein C receptor isoform X2; this translates as MLTTLLPLLPLLLLPGWARCSQEASDGPLDLHMTQVSYFRNPSQVWHRGNATLGGVLTHVLEGPGHNVSIEQLQPLQDPDSWALTKSHLNRYLEEFVGLVQVVHQERGVTFPLIIRCFLGCELPPEVSEARVFFEVTVNASSFVSFQPKTASWVAEPHAPSRVVTYTVEQLNKYNRTRYELREFLQDTCVQYIQKHMTVNNLKGSQTGRSYTSLVLGVLVGCFIVTGVAVGIFLCTGGRRRC